Within Ipomoea triloba cultivar NCNSP0323 chromosome 9, ASM357664v1, the genomic segment GCTTTTATGACTTTTGGTATAGCTTCAAAAGCTGGAGGGAGTTTCCCCATGCTGATGAGTTTGACCTTGAACAAGCTGAATCTCGTGATCATAAAAGATGGATGGAAAGGCAGAATGCAAAGTTGACAGAGAAGGCTAGGAAGGAAGAATATGCAAGGATACGTATGCTTGTTGATAATGCTTATAAAAGAGACCCCAGAAtcgtgagaagaaaagaggaggAGAAAGCTGAGAAGCAGAGGAAAAAGGAGGCCAAAGTTTTGGCAAAGAAATTGCAAGAGGAAGAAGCAGCCAGAATTGCTGAAGAGGAGAGGCGCAGAaaagaggaagaggaaaaaaGTGCTGCAGAAGCAGCTTTGCAgcaaaagaaattgaaagagaaagagaagaaaCTATTGCGCAAAGAGCGGACCCGTTTGCGTACAATTTCAGCACCTTTGTTGTCTCAGAACTTACTTGGCCTCACAAATGATGATGTGGAACATCTATGTACTGCTTTAAATATTGATCAGCTGAAGAATTTGTGTGATGGGATTGAGGGAAGGGAAGGGGTTGCAAAAGCAGAGCTTCTCAGGGAGGCATTTGGACGTGATCACAACTCAAAGGATGAGAAACCGAAAAAGGATGAGAAACTGAATGAGAAGAAAAACACTCAACAAAATGGTAGTTTAGCAGCTAATGGACAGAACCCATTCAGCAGCACTGAGAAAAAGGAGAGAGAGTGGACCAAAGAAGAAATTGATCTTTTGAGAAAGGGAATGCAGAAATATCCTAAAGGAACGTCTCGGAGATGGGAAGTTATCTCGGAGTACATTGGTACTGGAAGGACAGTTGAGGAGATTCTAAAGGCCACAAAAACTGTTCTTCTCCAGAAGCCAGACTCTGCTAAAGCTTTCGACTCTTTCCTTGAGAAGAGAAAGCCAGCACAAACAATTGCATCTCCTCTTACAACAAGGGAGGAAGTGGAGGGAACATCAAATGCcaacaaaaatgaaaacaatactGGCAGTAAGGTGCCAAATTCACAGAGCTCTCCCAGCCAAAGTTCAAGCTGCCAAAACCCTACTGATGACCTTGCTGCAAATGTGGCTGAAGGAGATGTATGGTCTGTTGTTCAAGAAAGGGCACTGGTTCAAGCTCTCAAAACCTTTCCAAAGGAAGCCAGCCAACGCTGGGAACGGGTTGCAGCTGCTGTTCCTGGGAAAACTGTGAACCAGTGTAAAAAGAAATTTACACTACTAAAAGAGAGCTTCAGGAACAAGAAAAATGCAGCATAATGTGTTGTTCCCTTCTATGCTGGATATGCTGCCCTAGAAAAAATTGCAGGGATGCTGAACAGTAGTAATTCAAACTTTCCAGTTTTCTATCTCTCATTCTTTTTGCTTGATTTTGCAGAAGCTACGGCAATGCCTTACGCTAGAATTCATTGTTATCCCTTCACCTTtacagttattattattatgagctATAAAATTTACTTATTCAAATAGCA encodes:
- the LOC116029984 gene encoding dnaJ homolog subfamily C member 2-like; this translates as MAIRDTLRLISYEKEIVNGEPIFVSSNCLPIKAQRFEPAGHSFHSAALRLAGCFEEENVEDNNQDVPTDKEESNFYSSESYSSKSKKKSSAEAKQQDHYALLGLSHLRYLATEDQIRKSYREAALKHHPDKQAILLLAEETEAAKQTKKEEIENHFKAIQEAYEVLIDPIRRRVFDSTDEFDDEIPTECAPQDFFKVFGPAFLRNGRWSVSQPVPLLGNDNTPYKEVDSFYDFWYSFKSWREFPHADEFDLEQAESRDHKRWMERQNAKLTEKARKEEYARIRMLVDNAYKRDPRIVRRKEEEKAEKQRKKEAKVLAKKLQEEEAARIAEEERRRKEEEEKSAAEAALQQKKLKEKEKKLLRKERTRLRTISAPLLSQNLLGLTNDDVEHLCTALNIDQLKNLCDGIEGREGVAKAELLREAFGRDHNSKDEKPKKDEKLNEKKNTQQNGSLAANGQNPFSSTEKKEREWTKEEIDLLRKGMQKYPKGTSRRWEVISEYIGTGRTVEEILKATKTVLLQKPDSAKAFDSFLEKRKPAQTIASPLTTREEVEGTSNANKNENNTGSKVPNSQSSPSQSSSCQNPTDDLAANVAEGDVWSVVQERALVQALKTFPKEASQRWERVAAAVPGKTVNQCKKKFTLLKESFRNKKNAA